The DNA region CATTCAAGTCGATGACGAAATTGAATGTGGTATTTCCGCTCCTATCAAATTCGGTAACACATTACCGCTCGCTGAAATCCCTGAAGGTACTCCAATTTATGATATCGAAAACACTCCTGGAGACGGAGGCCGTTTCGTAAGATCTTCCGGAACTTATGCTTCTTTAATTACTCACGATGCTAACCAAACTGTTGTTGAATTACCATCTGGAGAATTAAAATATCTTAACCCTAACTGCCGTGCAAGTATCGGTGTAGTTGCCGGTGGAGGTAGAAAAGATAAACCTTATCTTAAAGCAGGTAAAAGATGGCATGCTCTTAAAGCTAAAGGTAAGAAGTGCATGACCGTTAGAGGAGTAGCAATGAACGCAGTAGATCACCCTCACGGGGGAGGTAACAGACAACATCCTGGTCGTCCTACCACTATTTCAAGACACGCACCACCAGGAAGAAAAGTTGGTTCAATTGCAGCTAGAAGAACTGGATTAAAAAGATAGATAGAGGGTGTTTCATTGGCAAGAAAAGTATTTAAATATAAAGGTTATACTCTTGAAGAGTTACAGGAAATGTCTTTGGAGGAAGTAATGAAATTATATCCTGCAAGACAAAGAAGGTCTTTGAAAAGAGGATTCTTACCAAGACAGCAAAAAGTTTTGGATAAAATGAGAAAGTTGAATAAAGAAGGAACTAAAGATGGTCGTCCTGTTGTCGTCAGGACCCACTGTAGAGATATGATCGTTTTACCTGAAATGGTCGGAACCACTTTCGGTATTTACGATGGCCGTAACTTTGTTGAAGTGAAAATCACACCGGAAATGCTCGGTCATTACTTCGGTGAATATGCACCTACCAGACAAAGAGTTCAGCACGGTGACCCAGGTATGGGAGCTACAAGATCATCTATGTTTGTACCACTTAAATAGGGGATTAGATCATGGCTAATAATAAATATGCTTATAATGAAGAAGTTGATGAGGCAAAAACTGCACGTGCTATGGCAAAATCTCTCAAGATTTCCCCAAAACACAGTGTTGAAATTTGTAACGCAATCAGAGGAATGGAAGTAGCTAAAGCTAAAGCTTACTTGGAAGATGTTATTGAAATGAAAAAGTCTGTTCCTTTCAAAAGACACAACAAAGGTGTCGGTCACAGGAAAGGACAGGAAGGATGGCCTAGCGGAAGATACCCTGTAAAAGCAGCTGAGCAAATATTAAAAGTATTGGAAAACGCTGAAGCTAATGCTGAATACAAAGGTATGGATACTGAAAAACTGTTCATTGAACACATTTCAAGCCACAGAGGTATTATTATCAGAGGTTACATCCCAAGAGCATTCGGTAGAATGACTCCGTTCAATACACCTACAACTCATATTCAAATAGTTTTACAGGAGGCTAACTAATGATAGAAAAAGATTTTGTCACAGAGGGCCTTAGAAGAACCAGGATTGATGAATACTTAGAAAAAGAACTCGAAAGAGCAGGATACGGGGGTATGGAAGTTCAAATCACACCTTTAGGTACTATGGTCATCGTTTACGCAGAAAGACCTGGTATGGTTATTGGTAGAGGTGGAAAAAACGTCAGATCCATTACCAACACTCTTAAAAACGAATTCGGATTAGACAATCCACAAATTGAAGTTAAAGAGGTTGCTGTTCCTGAACTTAACCCTAAAATTATGGCTTACAAAATTGCTAACATGTTGCAGAGAGGTATGCACTTCAGAAGAGTTGCTTACTCCACCATCCGCAGAATCATGGGAGCAGGAGCTCAAGGGGTAGAAGTTACCATTTCAGGTAAAATCAGAGGTTCAAGATCTGCTGTAGCTAAATTCGTTGAAGGATATATCAAGAAATGTGGTGAACCTTCAATCAGATTTGTTGAAGAAGGTTTTGCAACCGTACAGTTAAAGCCTGGTGTATTAGGTATTTATGTAAGAATCATGCCTCCTAATACTGTATTACCTGATTCCGTAGAAATCCTTCCTCCAAAAGTAATCATCGAAGAAGAAGATGGTGAAGTCATTGAAGAAGAAATCGATGTTGAAACTGAAGAAGTCATCGAAGAGGAAGAAATCATCGAGGAAATCGAAGATTTAGAGGAATTGGAAGAAGTTGTTGAAGAAGAAGCTACTGAAGAAGTAGAAGAAGATGATAGTTAAATACTAAATTTAATTATCTTAAAAGAGTTGGAACAATGGCGATTTTAAGAAGTAAAGAAATTTGGGACATGGAAGTTGATGAGATTCAAGAAAAGTTAATTGAACTCAGAGCTGAATTATCCAAAAATGTTTCTAAAAGTGCAGCTGCCGGGGTTAACGAAAACCCTGGAAAAATTAGAGAATTAAAAAGAACAATTGCTCGTGTTCTTACAATATTGAATGAAAAACAGAAGGAGAATTAAATGTCAAAAATCTGTGATGTATGTGGGCTTCCTGAGGAACTTTGCGCTTGCGACGACTTTGCACGTGAAGTTCAGGCTGTAAAGGTCTTTACAGTCAGAAGAAGATTTGGAAAACTCATGACAATTATCGAAGGTATCGATGAACACGAAATAGATATTAAAGATCTCACAAAAACTCTTAAAGCAAAATGCGCCTGTGGCGGAACCGCCAAAAACGGTCAAATTGAACTTCAAGGAGACCACAAGGTCAGAGTCAAAGAGGTCTTGTCTGAAATGGGTTTCTCATCCGACAATATCGAAATTCGTGATTCCAAAAAAGGCGGTAAAAAGAGGAGATAATCCTTCGATATAGTTCAATAAAATTTTATAATTTTTCTGCATGATTTATTATAAATGTTTTAGTTAAGAGATTTGGGAACATGATAACTAAAAATAATTTGGTCCATCATGAGTTCATCGGATTGAATGTTGATGTAAAAAGCAAAACGGATAAATCTCTTAATTTATTTGGAACGGTTATTGATGAGACAAAAAACACCTTCAAAATTGAATCGTCGGGTCAGGAAAAGATAATTCCCAAAAAAGGTTCAATTTTCACTTTCGAGATTCCGTCTGGTGAAAAAGTCGAAGTGATTGGTGACATTTTGTCAATTCGTCCTGAAGATAGAATAAAAAAAAGGTTTAAAAAAATTTAAATGGTGATAATATGGTTGGGCTTAATGTTCAAGAACCAGAAACTACATGCGATGATCCTAACTGCCCTTTCCACGGGACTTTACCTGTAAGAGGTCAAGTTCTTGAAGGAGTTGTTGTCAGTAACAAGGCTGAAAGGACTATCAGTGTAGAACGTAGTTACTATAAATTCATTAGAAAATATGAAAGATACGAAAAGAGAAAATCTAAAATCAATGTTCACAAACCAGATTGCATGCATGTGAACGTTGGTGATTCTGTAAAAGTTGCAGAATGCAGACCATTAAGTAAGACTAAACATTTTGTTTTAGTTGAGGTTAAAGGAGAGTAAATAATATGAAACCATTAACATCAAGTGTATCTAAAGCATTACCTATTGGAGCAAGACTCCAATGTGTCGATAACACTGGTGCACGTGAAATCGAAATCATTTCCGTAAAAGGATTCAAAGGGGTAAGAAGAAGATTAGACGTTGCCGGTGTTGGAGACTTAGTTGTTGCTTCTGTTAAAAAAGGAACTGCTGACATGAGAAGAGAAATTGTCAACGCAGTTGTTATCAGACAAAAAAAGGAATATAGACGTGCTGATGGTCTTCGTGTTAAATTTGAAGATAATGCGGCTGTTATCATCACTCCTGAAGGAGTATTAAAAGGATCAGAAATTAGGGGTCCTGTAGCTAAAGAAGCAGCTGACAGATGGCCTAGTGTAGGTAGTGCAGCAAATATTTTAGTATAAGGTGAAAAAATGTCAAAACAACCAAGAAAACAAAGAAAAGCTCTTTATAATGCTCCTGCTCACGCTCGCGGTAAACACTTAAGTGCTACCTTAAGCAAAGACTTGAGAGCTAACTTAGGTAAAAGATCATTACCTATCAGAACAGGGGACAAAGTTAGAGTTCTCCGTGGAGATTTCAAAGGTCACGAAGGAGAAGTTTTAGGTGTTGATTACGGTTCTTACAAAGTTACTATTGAAGAAGTTACCTTATCAAAACCTGACGGAACTGCAGTATTCCTTCCGGTAGACCCATCTAACTTAATGATTATTGACGCTGATACAAAAGACGATAGAAGAATTAAAAATAGAGGAGATAATTAAAATGGCTAAAATGGGATCAAGAAAACATCTTAAAAGATACAAAGCGCCTAAAACTTGGCCAATTCATCCTAAAGAAGATACCTGGACAGTAAAACCTTCCGCAGGTGCTCACGCTATTGTTGATGCAATTCCATTAACTTTAGTTATCAGAGACATTTTAAAATTAGCTGATAACTCCAGAGAAGCTAAAAGGATCATCAACTCAGGTAACGTTTTAGTGGATGGCAGAGTTGTTAAAGATTATAAATTCCCAGTCGGTTTCCAGGACATCATTGAAATCCCAAAAACCGAAGAAATTTATAGAGTTCTTTTAGATACTAAAGGAAGATTACAATTACACCCAATTGATGAAAACGATTCAAAATTAGCTAAAATCGTTAATAAAACTACCATCAAAGGAGGTAAAACCCAATTAAACTTACACGATGGTAAAAACGTAATCCTTGAAGAAAATGATTACGCAGTTGGGGACGTTATCAGTTTAAAAGTACCTGAACAGGAAATCGCTGAAGTTTATCCTTTAGAAATCGGCGCTACCGTTCTAGTTACTGGTGGTAAACACACCGGTGAATTAGGTACCGTAACTGAAATTATTGAAAATAAATCATCAAATCCAAACACTATCTTAATTGAAAATAGTGCTAAAGATGAATTTTTAACTTTGAAAGATTATGCATTTGTAGTTGGCAGAGATGCTCCAGCAATTTCTTTATTGGAGGTAAATAAATGAACCCAATGAATGAAGTTAGAATCGAAAAAGCTACAGTCAGCATTGGTGTAGGAGAAGCAGGTGAAAAATTATCCCGTGCAATTACCCTTTTGGAAGAAATGTTCGATCAAACTCCTGTTAAGACTTACTCCACCGTAACCAACCCTGAATGGGGAATCAGGAAACGCCAACCAATCGCATGTAAATTAACTTTACGTGGAGAAAAAGCTGACAAAGCAATTGATATGGTTTTGGAAGGAATCAGCAGAAACATCAAACCTACTCAATTTGATGCTCAAGGAAACCTTTCCTTTGGTATTAAAGAACACATCGATATTCCTGGAATGAGATATAATCCTGATATCGGTATTTTCGGTATGAACGTTTCTATCACTTTTGAAAAACCTGGTTACAGAATTGCCAGAAGAAAAATCCAGCAAAAGAAGGTTCCTCAAAAGCACAGAATTTCCAAAGAAGAAACCATGAAATACATGGAAGAGAACTTTAACGTTAATTACGTAACTGAAATAGGTGATTAGATTGCCAAGAAAATATGGAAAAGCATCAAAAAAATGTACCCGTTGCGGAGACCATTCTGCTATGGTCAGTAGATACGGACTAAATTTATGCAGACAATGTTTTAGAGAAATCGCTCCTAAAATCGGATTTAAAAAATATAATTAAGGTGTTATAATATGAGTCTTATGGATCCTCTTGCAGATGCTTTAACAAACATCAGAAATAACGAATTGCAGGTAAACGACTCTTGCGTTATTTCTCCTGCTTCCAAATTGATTGGACAGGTTTTAAGCACAATGCAAAAAGAGAATTATATTGGAAACTTTGAATACATCGATGACAACAGGGCAGGAAAATTCACAGTTGAATTATTAGGTAACATTAACAAATGTGGTGTTATCAAGCCTCGTCACGCTGTAAAGAAAGATGAATTTGAGAAATTTGAAAAAAGATATTTGCCAGCAAAGAACTTTGGTATTTTAATCGTTACAACTCCTGAAGGAATTATGACTCACTATGAGGCTAAGGAAAGAGGAATTGGCGGTCGTTTGTTGGCTTACATGTATTAGGTGATAAAATGGTAGTAGCTGCAGCTATAAGGGAAGAAATTGAAATCCCTGAAGGCGTCGAAGTTATAATTGAAAAAAATGAGGTCACAGTAAAAGGACCTAATGGAGAAGACTCCAGAAAATTTACATATCCTAATGTAAGTATTAATAAAGAAGAAGACAATGTTGTTTTACAAAC from Methanobrevibacter millerae includes:
- the yciH gene encoding stress response translation initiation inhibitor YciH, which codes for MSKICDVCGLPEELCACDDFAREVQAVKVFTVRRRFGKLMTIIEGIDEHEIDIKDLTKTLKAKCACGGTAKNGQIELQGDHKVRVKEVLSEMGFSSDNIEIRDSKKGGKKRR
- a CDS encoding 30S ribosomal protein S3, which gives rise to MIEKDFVTEGLRRTRIDEYLEKELERAGYGGMEVQITPLGTMVIVYAERPGMVIGRGGKNVRSITNTLKNEFGLDNPQIEVKEVAVPELNPKIMAYKIANMLQRGMHFRRVAYSTIRRIMGAGAQGVEVTISGKIRGSRSAVAKFVEGYIKKCGEPSIRFVEEGFATVQLKPGVLGIYVRIMPPNTVLPDSVEILPPKVIIEEEDGEVIEEEIDVETEEVIEEEEIIEEIEDLEELEEVVEEEATEEVEEDDS
- the rpsS gene encoding 30S ribosomal protein S19 — translated: MARKVFKYKGYTLEELQEMSLEEVMKLYPARQRRSLKRGFLPRQQKVLDKMRKLNKEGTKDGRPVVVRTHCRDMIVLPEMVGTTFGIYDGRNFVEVKITPEMLGHYFGEYAPTRQRVQHGDPGMGATRSSMFVPLK
- a CDS encoding 30S ribosomal protein S14, coding for MIRLPRKYGKASKKCTRCGDHSAMVSRYGLNLCRQCFREIAPKIGFKKYN
- a CDS encoding 30S ribosomal protein S4e, whose translation is MAKMGSRKHLKRYKAPKTWPIHPKEDTWTVKPSAGAHAIVDAIPLTLVIRDILKLADNSREAKRIINSGNVLVDGRVVKDYKFPVGFQDIIEIPKTEEIYRVLLDTKGRLQLHPIDENDSKLAKIVNKTTIKGGKTQLNLHDGKNVILEENDYAVGDVISLKVPEQEIAEVYPLEIGATVLVTGGKHTGELGTVTEIIENKSSNPNTILIENSAKDEFLTLKDYAFVVGRDAPAISLLEVNK
- a CDS encoding 50S ribosomal protein L2, with amino-acid sequence MGKRLIHQRRGKGTPTHRVASHRFKDKIRYRSFDALEKEGSLKGIVTDIVHDPARTAPIAEVKFENGEKRFILAPESIQVDDEIECGISAPIKFGNTLPLAEIPEGTPIYDIENTPGDGGRFVRSSGTYASLITHDANQTVVELPSGELKYLNPNCRASIGVVAGGGRKDKPYLKAGKRWHALKAKGKKCMTVRGVAMNAVDHPHGGGNRQHPGRPTTISRHAPPGRKVGSIAARRTGLKR
- a CDS encoding 30S ribosomal protein S8 yields the protein MSLMDPLADALTNIRNNELQVNDSCVISPASKLIGQVLSTMQKENYIGNFEYIDDNRAGKFTVELLGNINKCGVIKPRHAVKKDEFEKFEKRYLPAKNFGILIVTTPEGIMTHYEAKERGIGGRLLAYMY
- a CDS encoding 50S ribosomal protein L14; translation: MKPLTSSVSKALPIGARLQCVDNTGAREIEIISVKGFKGVRRRLDVAGVGDLVVASVKKGTADMRREIVNAVVIRQKKEYRRADGLRVKFEDNAAVIITPEGVLKGSEIRGPVAKEAADRWPSVGSAANILV
- a CDS encoding 50S ribosomal protein L5, with protein sequence MNPMNEVRIEKATVSIGVGEAGEKLSRAITLLEEMFDQTPVKTYSTVTNPEWGIRKRQPIACKLTLRGEKADKAIDMVLEGISRNIKPTQFDAQGNLSFGIKEHIDIPGMRYNPDIGIFGMNVSITFEKPGYRIARRKIQQKKVPQKHRISKEETMKYMEENFNVNYVTEIGD
- the rplX gene encoding 50S ribosomal protein L24, giving the protein MSKQPRKQRKALYNAPAHARGKHLSATLSKDLRANLGKRSLPIRTGDKVRVLRGDFKGHEGEVLGVDYGSYKVTIEEVTLSKPDGTAVFLPVDPSNLMIIDADTKDDRRIKNRGDN
- a CDS encoding 50S ribosomal protein L22 → MANNKYAYNEEVDEAKTARAMAKSLKISPKHSVEICNAIRGMEVAKAKAYLEDVIEMKKSVPFKRHNKGVGHRKGQEGWPSGRYPVKAAEQILKVLENAEANAEYKGMDTEKLFIEHISSHRGIIIRGYIPRAFGRMTPFNTPTTHIQIVLQEAN
- the rnp1 gene encoding ribonuclease P protein component 1 encodes the protein MITKNNLVHHEFIGLNVDVKSKTDKSLNLFGTVIDETKNTFKIESSGQEKIIPKKGSIFTFEIPSGEKVEVIGDILSIRPEDRIKKRFKKI
- a CDS encoding 30S ribosomal protein S17; this translates as MVGLNVQEPETTCDDPNCPFHGTLPVRGQVLEGVVVSNKAERTISVERSYYKFIRKYERYEKRKSKINVHKPDCMHVNVGDSVKVAECRPLSKTKHFVLVEVKGE
- the rpmC gene encoding 50S ribosomal protein L29 — translated: MAILRSKEIWDMEVDEIQEKLIELRAELSKNVSKSAAAGVNENPGKIRELKRTIARVLTILNEKQKEN